In Miscanthus floridulus cultivar M001 chromosome 8, ASM1932011v1, whole genome shotgun sequence, the sequence TATTTTCTAATAGCTTTGCAGTCCACATGATACATTACAATTTACAAATCGCATAAGGGACCATGTTAAATACTATTGTATGTATACCCTCAGAAAGTACTCCTGATTATATTCGAGTCCCAAATAATTGTGGTAAGTGCTCTTGTGGATGCACCTGTAAAAGGAAAAGTATGGTTCTTGTCAGCAACGGTGGATTGAAAACCTTAAATCCTAAAGTAGATAAATTTGTCATGATAATGTTGTAAACTCAGAAGAGAATTAAAGCTCATCAGTGAACTCCAAATTTCAAAAATTTGGTCTGATTGGCATGTTTTTTCCTCATGTCTTATAGCATGTATCTCGGTACCATATGCAAGTAGatgaaaaagattttttttttcatcctTCCAGTTAGGTATGAGATTAAAGCCTAAATTGGCTAACTACTATACTCAATTTGCAAGCACAAAATCCACAACTTCAGGAGTCTTACTTCGTCACAAAGAAAAAATGCATGACTAAGAACAGAACCAACAAGTGCTTATCTTGGCTGAGCTAATGTTCCAGCCAGCACATCTAGTGTAAGTCTTCTGGACATCATCATGGCAATATTAAGTGGGTTACTGGGTTCTGCAGGAACTGTAGTAACCTTCTCATTTTCTCCACTCATAAGTCTCATCAAATTAAGAGAtgaacttttttttaaaaagcacTTTGAGTTGGATACCCAACCTAAAATGAAAGAACTGGCCTGAATAGAAACAAGGAAGGGGTCGTACTTTGTAAAATGAATTAACTAACGAAGGGAAGGGATTACCATAAAATGAACTTAAAATGAAGTTATCACTCTGTGTTGTTTCTATGTTTGCCCCCAATGCACAGAGAGAACTGGTGTACAGTAAAACATCAGGCTGGACAAAGCGATAAAATGGATGTAAATTCTGGGGCCTGACTTGTTCATCTCATAGAAACAATGCAGAAGCCATTGAGGGCAACCAGGTCAAACTGAAAGCATATTGGTTAATCTTGATGAGGAGAACACAAAATTCACAGTTATTTATTTTTTCAGTGCCAAATTGCTGTGGACACTGAAATACAGATTGTTTTTTCAAGGCATAATTATTGGTCACCATGCAACAACGtaagtgtttggttgatcgatggaAAAAGCAAAGAATGAAAAATACCTAGAGTCCCGAATTACCAACTAATATAGTCTCCAGCAGGCAAACACCAATAGGATTATTCTAATTGTCAAAAAGATCATTTCATCAACTATGTAGATAGAGAACAATACCTGTTTTCTCAACAGAAAAACACAATGACAATTATGACGATAACTAAATGGACACAAATCACAACTAATTTAGTCAATAGATTCTTTGTTGCATCAAACAGTTAGATGTTTTGGATGAGCACAAGAAAACTGAGATCATCACAAGTCACGTACCTTCCCCAAAAGCCAGATACCTTGCCAAACCAACAAATGTTTTGTCAGGGCCTCAGGCGTGGATTATACAAGTTGAACAAACAACATACACTGGAAACAAGCCTTTAAGCAACCCCCTTTTATCCCAGAAGCTAGCAATCTAGCTGATCAAATTTTCAGCTAGCGGTATTGCTTACACTTCGATGTGGAGCAGGTCTGTCGTCAGGCTGCTGGGTTCTTAGAAACAACGTTGGTGACGAGGCTGCAGATGACAAAGGTGCAGTCGAAATCTGCAAAAGCATAGTTGAATGCCCAACTCCCCATCCAGGTGAGCAAATAAAATCTTTGAattggaagagagggagaggaagaaaaAGGAATGTGCCAATGTAAGGGATACACGACGGGGGCGTGAGGAGCAGCTGGGTGGCCATGTCGAGCCAGAGCCCTGCAAGGACGTGCTCCTGCGCTTCAAGGCAAATGtctgtggccttggggtcggcaACCTCCGAGCCCCGTCCGTCATCGTCAAACCGCGAGCGGGAGCAGAGGGGCCGCGGCGCAACGGCCACGGATGGAGGCCAAAGATGTTAGTGTCAATTTAGGGTGGAGGACGGCAGATCTCATGCCTGCGCCGGCACAGAAGGCCAGGAACCTCGACATGCCGCACGGGCCGTGTGCGAGATGCGaagatcggcggcggcggcgatggggaGAAGAGAGGGAAAAGAGAGAAGAATGAGGGGAGCGGGCTGGAAGTGAAGGAGGGGTGCAACACAAAAATTGTCTAGGGGTTCTCTGCAGAAATGACGACGATATCGATTTTTCTTCTACGCGTTAAAATAAGCGTTCCAGAAAGGGTCTTTATGAAACAATTTAGACGCGGTTACTGTATATACCGGTTGGACTGGACTGTGGGTTTATTACTACAACTATAGAGACTTTTCTGCAAACCGTTCGCGACCACGTGTCGACCCATGGAGAAGCCACGGATGCTTGGAATTCAATCCCGAGCAGTCTTTAAGGAACCTGATGCGGACCATGCATAGCAACTTAGCACGCCACACAGCAAGATTTTCTGATGCTTCAAACTATTATGGAGTGTAGACTCTATGGCGAATTAATCTGCTGTCATGTCAAATCAAACATTAAACATTAAAAATCAGTGCTTAATTAGGTTAAACCACCTTCTTAGCACGCTTTATGAAACGGTTCTGCTGCCTGGTCACTGTCTAAACACCTCTATTCAGCCCTGTTCGCTGTTCCGGCTGATTAGTTATGAGAGAAGAACATTGTtccaattgaaaaaaaaaacaagctaaaaaatacAGATtacaacaagcgaacagggccttatcACCGAACATAAAGGCAATCATGAGTATTGATTGCAGCATTTTTTAACCCGTACGACCAATGGAACCGGGTTAAGTTGCCAACTCTAGAACGAAGCTGCTGTCCAGGAACAACTTTTTTTTTGAGACGCTGTCGAGGAACAGTAGTGTCTAGTGTTATGCAAAACACGGATTCCAGTGGAGGCGAGGAGAGTTGACGAGTGCCTATATATATAGCAGTAGAGCAACAGCCACATAGACGACACACGGCGTCCGCGGCAAGATGGTCGCCGGCGAGAATGGATGCGCAAACGCCTTCTCCAAGTATGAGGAATTGGCGTCGTCTCTCCCAGCATCCCAACAGGGCCTCGGGAGCTCCCCGTACCGGAAGTACGAAGGCTTCTGGTACCCGGAGCACCTGCTGGCGCCGACGCTGGCGATGGGGACACGTTCGTCGCCCGCCCGACCGACATCATCCTCGCCACCACTCCCAAGTCCGGCACGACGTGGCTTAAGGCGCTCGTTTACTGTGTGGCGCACCGCGGCCACCATGCGCCGGCCGACGAGCGCCACCCGCTCCTCGCCTCCAGCCCGCACGACGTGGTCCCGTTCCTGCACTCCATCTACGAGAACCACCGCTCGGCGTCGCCCGGCCCGCTCCTCGAAGAGATGCCGTCGCCGCGCGTCCTGGCTGTGCACGCGCCGTTCACGGCTCTGCTGGCGTCGGTGCGGGAGTCCGCGTGCCGCGTCATATATCTGTGTCGAGACCCCAAGGACGCTTTTGTCTCGCTCCGCCACTACCTCGACGAGATCAAGCCCGAGGGGTCCGCCATGACGCCGTTCGCCGAGGCGTTCATCCTGTTTTGCGACGGCGTGTCACCGTTCGGGCCGGTGTGGGACAACATGGCCGAGTACTGGAAGGAGAGCGTGGCGTGGCCGGAGAAAGTGATGTTCCTCTGGTACGAGGACCTGAAGGAGGATGCTGCGGGGAGCGTGAGGCGCTTGGCGGCGCTCCTCAGCTGCCTGTTCACCGGCGAGGAGGCAGAGAGAGGTGTCCCCATGGCGATTGTGGAGCTGTGCAGCATGGACAAGATGAGGAGCGTCGAGGCCAACCGGGACGGGATGCACCGGAACGATCATTTGTCGATCAAGAACTCGGCCTTCTTCCGAAAGGGGGAGGTTGGGGACTGGAAGGCGCACATGACGCTGGATATGGCGAGGAGACTGGATGGCATCGTGGAGGAAAAGCTGCGAGGATCTGGGCTCTCCATGATCGCATCATCAATGTGTGGGTCAGGTGTGGATCGTCTTCTGTTGTTTCAAATGTGTCATGCATTTGTCTTAGCCCAAACATGTTGGGGGTTCGTTGCCACACGGTAGACGTGCCTTTGTTTTGGGTCTTTTGGGGGTTATGTGCCTTCTTATAGGCAGAATAAAAGTTCCACATCATTTAAACAAATACACCTGCGATACAATGCCTTGTGATGTAATCATGTAGATCTCGTTGCCAGCAAGCATGCTATATATTGCTTGGTTAGTATTTGTTTTGATTAAATTGATCATGACACTGAAATAAGTAAACAACCATCAGCAGGATGAGGAATTTAAGGACCAAATATAAAGCTTCAATGGATGTGAATATGAATCAAATCGAAGTGCTCATCATCAAGATGAAAGCCACTAGCTTCTCAATTTATTAGTAGGCCATGTGAACACGGACATCTTTACTCATCAAATCCTAAAGAATCAGGAACTTCGTTTCCAATTTTCCTCCAGCTAATTCGTATCACCCACCGGAACATGTTCTGAAATTTCCCTCTCATTCGTATCCCTCTATGGTTACCAAAATGCTAGTGTTACCTTATTCTGGGATCATCCGGTACCGAGTTACAAGTCACACCTTCGCCGGCTCCGGCTCTGACTTCTCATCACCGGATTCCGCATCCACGGTCGGCGTTACCATCACTGCCGGATCTACGACTAGCGTGTCGTCGCCGACCTCGCGGCATCGCTCGAGCATGGACTCGGACTCCGCCTCCCTGCCAAGGACGAGGTACAGCACGCCCTGACAGAACAGCGGGCGGTAGTCAGCGGGGTCCTCCCGCGCAAGCTCCTCGAAGGCTGCGATTGCCTCGTCCACCTTCCCGTCCACGAACAGAACCTGAGCGGCCAGGAGGCGGGCATAGCTCTCTCCACATCCGGCCGCGGCCAGGCGCGAGCGCGCCTCGTCCGCGCCGCCGATGCGCGCGAGGCAGGCGGTCTCGATGATGAGCTTCTCGAATGGGTGGGACTCGGAGGCGTCTGGGATGGCATCGTCGGGGGACACCGTGACTGTCAGGGGAGTGGGCGGGGGCGCGGATGGGGTGCACGCGAGTGCCGGGGAGGTGGCGGCGAGGAGGACGGCGGCGGAGACGGCCATGCGGAGGGAGGAGAGGATGGGGTGTGCAGAACTAGCGGTGGCTTTGACGGCGGCAGGGAGAAAGGAGCGGCGCCGGGATGAGGCGGCTAGGTAGATGGGGTTACGGAGggaagaggcggcggcggccgcgggagGTTTGCGGGGCGGAGATGGCCAAGGTCTTTGAGACTGGAAGCAGCGGGGCGGTGGCGGAGTTTGGTGAGGCGTGAAGAAAAGAGCTGGAACTTGGTGAATTGGTGGTGGGTGGCATTTGCGTCACTGACTTGTGGGGCCCGTCGGTCTGCCTAATGAGACAGTGGCGGCGACAGGCGCGGCGTCCTCTCAAGTTCGAGAGATGTGGGGTCATGTTCTCACttcttactttttttttttggtttttggaaTCTCATTATTCACATGCTTACGAGGAATGAGTTGGTTTTACCAAATTTTATGGATAAACTGATGATGCATCACTTTATGATACATAGGGTGActccacaaaccaaacacaccaaAGACCGAACACACTAAAGTTCCCTTGAGATATTTTGCTAAAAATAAATGTATTATCAATGTGCTAGATGTTGAGGTACTCCCTTTATCTCTTTTTATTTGTCGGTCTTACTTTCCGACAAATGAAGCATAtttaattttaacaaaatatataaataaaatattaatatttatagtacataattagtatcattgatatgtcgttgaatctattttcataataaattggtTAGAGGTAAAATGTTGCTAAAATTTTCTGTAAACTTagataaatttaaaaaaaaattgtctgACACTTGCGACACTTGAATAGGACGGAGGGACTACacttatatatttagtcaaagatAGActatcagtctgttcgcttgttggtttcagccagcccaaaccagctagccaatagtgtttttctctcataataaaccagcaccagccagcccaacctagtccagaaaccaaccagcgaacagaccgtaTGTTAACTTAAAGCAAAACTtgatttataatttaaaacggaggaaATAATACAGTTACAATCCACATTCACAGGATCCCTTATCTTCGTAACAAGAAAATGCTGTTGAATTGACTCAAAAGCTCCACTTTTCAGCCATTTCTTTCAGGCCTTTTCGGATTAAAAAGAACTCCCAACGTCCACACGATGAGGATCACTAGAGTGTTGAAGCCCTTGTACTGACtaccagggatgaaaacggatcggatacggacgaatatcactgatattatatttgtttttatatttttgtccggattcggatttgaatacggatagtgtcaactatgtcggatatgatacgattggatatcgacatcattaatatgtgatttgagtattcggatacggatacggaatcggatgttggatatccagactcggatacggaAAGATCTCAACCCctttaaacggattcggtttcgaatacagtcagaaaatatccgtaccgttttcgtcCCTACTGACTGCTAAGGTATTCGGCGCTCATCGTTCTGCACGTAGCCACCACTCCTGAAAAAACTCGTCCACTGGTCTCGGGCCAAGCTCCTGCAGCCCGACTAGGCTGGATATGGAGCCAGCTCGAACTAGCAGTGAGGCTAACGAGTCAACTTGGCTCAGCTCGTTAATATTATAAGGTAAATACGTAACTCTAGCTTGTCTCAATAGCGAGTTCGAGTTAGCTCGTTTAGCTCGCATGCTACTTAAAAAAATATGACACATatgtttataatgtttatgcTATATTAATTCTAAAAGGTCACGTCCACTATTATGCcaccatacatgattaatacatcaagttcatcaaaagtatcaaccatgcaacatagttggtccatccatgatccatgcaGTTGTAGCATACTTACTAGTTGCTTGCCACCACACACTTAGAAAAAGTCCACAAATTTAatatcagcatcatcatcttctccctgGTAAATAAtctataaatcaacatttaagtaccacgacaattataaaatcaaaatccATATGAAACAGCTGAAAAAAAGATTACATACCAATAAAATAGGTTGATATTTCTAGGTCAGCATTATTATCTTTTGGATTCATGGTCGTGGGTTGATAGGCCTCAGCTTGTGAacagctcgcgagctggctcgagttggctcgttaaacTTCTAGCTTAGCTCGTGAAAAAATTAAAATGAGCCGAGCCGAATCTAGCCGAGCCAATCACAAGTCGAGCGAGTTTGCGAGCCACGAGTATTTTATCCAGCCCTGAGCCCGACTTTGCCCGAGACCCAAACCTATAGGGCCGCATGCCCACATGTGGGGAGGATATGCAGAGGCCGTCTCATCATCCTGGTCAGTGGTCACACATGAGGTATCTCGCCGGGTGTTATAGTCCTCTGCATGCTAGCCAGTCGGCCGTCCATTACCGGTTATGCGTGCCAGGAAAAACTTGCAGCGAAGTGGTGCCCAAGATTTTCACAAGCGCTTGCAAGGTTCGAAACTGACAGCCCACGTGAAGAAGCGTTTTGTAAGCTGACAGGGTAACTCGCTGGTAAACTCATCTCCAGAAAAACTTATTCAACTTTTCATGGAGTTCAATTTTACGATGGTGCTTTCCTTCAATATGCTCAATTTCAATAACACTAAGGAGCACTAAATTTCATAAAATTAGTACATTGAACTAACAGGGTTAGCTATAGCTGAGCTACAGAAATTTTTTGGATGCCTAACTATACAAATGTTATACAAAGGGTCTTGCAGTTGATTTTGCATAGCTCGACAGCAGTCACCATTTTCAGCTCAGAAGAGTGCCTTATCTCTAGCCGCTGCTGAGGGGGTGATACTGAGATAGCCGTAGTTTTGCAGGAATCCTCCTCAGAATGTACAAGACAAGAGATGAAGGGAGAATTTCGACAAGCTGCAGAAAAGAAGATGATAGGAATAGTGGAACCATAATTAGTAGGCATCAATTTGGAGTTGCCAAACTCAGAACACATAACTTCATGCTTTGCAGAATTCACACGTACCAGGTAATAGAAGAAATTCAGAATTGGATGGTCAAGAACATCGAGGTCAGCTTCTTTGTTAAATGCATTGAAACACATCTGCAAAGCAAATACAGTGCAAATTTCATAAATGAACTGTGAGAGCTAAACCTGCACAACTTCCAGTGGACAAAAATCCTTACCATTATGCATCGTGCCAAGAAACTGCAGAAACATATGCTGGCAACTCTGCCGACCTCTCTCAGCTTTTGTTGCCTCCCTTTTGACTCAATAGGAAAATATTTCAGCATGATGAAAAGCCTGCCCAACAAATCAGAATTGTATAAGTGCACATTTGAATGCAGTGCGGTAGCTAGATCAAACCCTGAACTTAATAGCTATCACTAAGTACTAGTACAGTTTCTTAGATTTATACTTCTGAGGTACATGTTTTGAAGCCAATCTAGGTATTCTAATTGACtaacaacaaaacaaaataaaaaatccaTGTATCGCTGTTCAGAAATTTAAAGAACATTGAATAGTATTCATGATCTTGCCTTCCTCCATAGAGCAGAAAACCCAAGGCAGTGAAAAAGGAAAGTCCTGCAATGAATAACTTAGAAATGACTAGCATAGTGTGATTTGGATTCCACCACAGACACAGCCACAGAAAACCCTGAAGAGAGAATACTTTTATCAGAATGTTATGTATAGCATAACAGGTGGGTGAATATAAACATCTGAACATTTGAAATAAAAAGATTTGTGTTGAAGACAAACACGAGCAACTCTTTAATACAAAACTAAGCAGTCGTCCATCACAAAAAGCAACCAAAATTTGTCAAATAAAGATTCTTCCTTTTACATATTTGTGTTAGTAAGCATCTCTATTTTGACATTAGAGTTTTAAACATCAGAGATATTCTTTCGCATTATGCCAAATGTCATGAATTCTACAGTTCTAGTTGGCTTCTAATAATGTGGAATAGCATCAAAATACAATGGAAATGTTATTTGCAATTTTATTCAGCACACAGCCACAGACAGTTGAAGCAAAATTTATACAAATTGAATTAGCACTAGACTTACAAAGATCCTGCTTTACCTGCAATGCATAAACGACACAATTAATGATGTAGAAACCAGATCGAAGTTGATCAGTCATTAGTCCACGTGCTTGGTAAAGTATCTCAGCCCAGAAAAGTGCTAAGAATGCATAGGTAGTGAAGAATGCAAGCCCAGGAAGGTCAAGAATAACATGCTGAAATATCTGGAAAAGAAATAATGAACATGAGCAATTCAAGTCAGGTCAGCCAAATCAAAATTATCATATCATTTACATTACAGGACTAAGTTAAGGCATCCAAACCGGAGGGTTCACTTGTTGCACTTGGCGACGGAAAGCAAAGATAGAGCACCTGGCTGCATATTTGCAATACAGCAAGATTAGCAGTAAACAATTGACAGCTGTTGATGAAGGGGAGCATGTAATGTTTTTCTCCAACAAAGATTGAACTGTATTTTTTGAACGTAACAAAGATTGAACTGCATACCCCCATTGACCACGAAATTCAGGAACTGGAAGACCTTTTGGGTTGTCCATCCATATTCAGGAACTCTGCACTGTATCCTGGCAACTTGGAACTGCATGGTACATTATAATCATTTTTTCTTCTGTTTTTCAAATAATTTATTATTTAAACAGCAAGCATCGCATGTCTTACTAATGCTCTTACTTAATACAAATATTCAGATGCTATGCTATGCACA encodes:
- the LOC136473730 gene encoding tobamovirus multiplication protein 3-like; its protein translation is MAAAAAPLPAAVADWWERVNGSPAWQDGIFYALAVLYGVIAAASFFQVARIQCRVPEYGWTTQKVFQFLNFVVNGARCSIFAFRRQVQQVNPPIFQHVILDLPGLAFFTTYAFLALFWAEILYQARGLMTDQLRSGFYIINCVVYALQGFLWLCLWWNPNHTMLVISKLFIAGLSFFTALGFLLYGGRLFIMLKYFPIESKGRQQKLREVGRVASICFCSFLARCIMMCFNAFNKEADLDVLDHPILNFFYYLLVEILPSSLVLYILRRIPAKLRLSQYHPLSSG
- the LOC136473728 gene encoding uncharacterized protein, which translates into the protein MAVSAAVLLAATSPALACTPSAPPPTPLTVTVSPDDAIPDASESHPFEKLIIETACLARIGGADEARSRLAAAGCGESYARLLAAQVLFVDGKVDEAIAAFEELAREDPADYRPLFCQGVLYLVLGREAESESMLERCREVGDDTLVVDPAVMVTPTVDAESGDEKSEPEPAKV